One stretch of Molothrus aeneus isolate 106 chromosome 2, BPBGC_Maene_1.0, whole genome shotgun sequence DNA includes these proteins:
- the EXOSC8 gene encoding exosome complex component RRP43, translating to MAAAFKTVEPLEYYRRFLKENCRPDGRELGEFRTTTVNIGSITTADGSALVKLGNTTVICGVKAELAAPAVDSANKGYIVPNVELPSLCAERFRSGPPGEEAQAASQFIADVIENSQMIVKEDLCIANGKLAWVLYCDIICLDYDGNLLDASVFALLAALKNVQLPLVTINEESGLSEVNLKQKNPLIIRKHPVATSFAIFDDTLLIVDPTAEEEDLATGTVTIVTDEEGRLCSVHKPGGSPLTGAKLQDCITRAITRHKEVKKLIDKVIKSITPK from the exons ATGGCGGCGGCGTTCAA AACTGTGGAACCATTGGAATATTACAGGAGGTTTTTG aaagagaACTGTCGACCTGATGGAAGAGAGTTAGGTGAATTTCGGACAACCACTGTCAACATAG GTTCAATTACAACTGCagatggttctgccctggtgaAGTTAGGAAATACCACAGTGATTTGTGGAGTAAAAGCG gaacttgctgcacctgcagtGGATTCTGCTAATAAGGGATATATTG TTCCAAATGTGGAGCTGCCGTCCCTCTGTGCAGAGAGGTTTCGCTCTGGACCACCTGGTGAAGAAGCTCAAGCAGCGAGCCAGTTCATCGCAGATGTGATTGAAAA ttcACAGATGATAGTGAAAGAAGATCTGTGTATTGCCAATGGCAAG CTTGCGTGGGTCTTATACTGTGATATCATATGTCTGGACTATGATGGAAACCTTCTGGATGCCAGTGTCTTTGCTTTGTTGGCAGCATTAAAAAATG TGCAATTGCCATTGGTTACGATAAATGAAGAAAGTGGTTTATCAGAAGTTAATTTAAAACAGAAGAATCCTTTGATTATCAGAAAGCATCCGGTTGCCACATCATTTGCTATATTTGATGA CACGTTACTCATTGTTGATCCAACTGCTGAAGAAGAAGATTTAGCAACTGGAACAGTAACCATTGTAACTGATGAAGAAGGCAGACTGTGTTCCGTCCATAAACCAG GTGGAAGTCCTCTTACAGGAGCCAAGCTTCAGGACTGTATCACCAGAGCAATTACAAGACACAAAGAAGTAAAGAAGCTCATAGACAAAGTAATAAAAAGTATAACACCCAAGTGA